The Pieris brassicae chromosome 6, ilPieBrab1.1, whole genome shotgun sequence genome window below encodes:
- the LOC123710902 gene encoding 39S ribosomal protein L16, mitochondrial: MLTRTFGIVLDILRPAKFQVISRFGIKYFAPPKNYDDIEIPERTRLKLFDKVPMYPSNIKPPKMQKRLRYMRGPETIHNTLQLKQYGVVARGGGRLRHEHFEMIRLQVARRLDQKRMFAIWRVDPPWQPVTKKGQGQRMGGGKGAIDHYCTPIKSDRIIFEIGGKCEYAEVHTMLRIISERLPFKAEPVSQEIMEKQAVEEKWKEENNLNKYTMKYLIQNNMQGCNTHISKYDNRWYGKYV, from the exons atgttaacaaGGACTTTTGGAATTGTATTAG ATATATTACGACCTGCAAAGTTCCAGGTGATTTCAAGATtcggtataaaatattttgcaccTCCGAAGAACTATGACG ATATTGAAATACCTGAACGAACAAGATTAAAATTGTTTGACAAAGTTCCTATGTATCCATCAAATATTAAACCCCCGAAAATGCAAAAAAGGCTTCGTTACATGCGAGGGCCAGAAACAATACATAatactttacaattaaagcAGTATGGAGTTGTg gcAAGAGGTGGTGGTAGATTAAGACATGAACACTTTGAAATGATACGTCTTCAAGTGGCAAGAAGGTTGGATCAAAAGAGAATGTTTGCTATATGGCGTGTAGACCCACCCTGGCAGCCAGTTACAAAGAAAGGCCAAGGTCAACGAATGGGAGGTGGAAAAGGAGCTATTGATCATTACTGCACACCTATCAAAAGTGATCGTATTATCTTTGAGATTGGAGGGAAATGCGAATATGCTGAG GTTCATACTATGTTGAGAATAATATCAGAGAGATTACCATTTAAAGCTGAACCTGTCTCACAAGAAATAATGGAAAAGCAAGCAGTTGAAGAAAAGTGGAaggaagaaaataatttaaataaatatacaatgaaatatttaatacagaaTAATATGCAAGGGTGCAATACGCACATATCTAAATATGATAACCGTTGGTATGgaaaatatgtgtaa
- the LOC123710976 gene encoding transmembrane protein 17B-like: MDYKSKINFQKCIYFNTWMYIVWFCTAGFFFCIKLQKNQYDHLVKYLSITLFFMFTIIEYIRLYLGQTGNLLSQVPEMAGFLMLSVFMQMPLITYFLFNPYLMNTPIEVTLHAVMWTIIFLEILLGYQALKQASTVAKDLYFGVRTRNG; the protein is encoded by the exons atggatTATAAATCTAAGATAAACTTTCAAAAATGCATATACTTTAATACTTGGATGTACATTGTTTGGTTCTGTACAGctggttttttcttttgtattaag TTACAGAAAAATCAATATGACCACCTTGTGAAGTATTTatctataacattattttttatgttcacAATCATAGAATATATAAGACTTTATCTTGGACAGACTGGCAATCTATTAAGTCAG GTTCCAGAAATGGCTGGTTTCTTAATGTTGAGTGTGTTTATGCAAATGCCACTTATcacctattttttattcaaccCATACTTAATGAACACTCCAATTGAAGTCACACTCCATGCAGTTATGTggacaattatatttttagaaattttgttAGGCTATCAGGCATTGAAACAAGCATCCACTGTTGctaaagatttatattttggtGTGAGAACGAGAAATGGATAA